Genomic window (Kwoniella botswanensis chromosome 1, complete sequence):
CCTTATCTCAAAGCTGGGGATGGAAATCGTCAGCTTTGAAATCGGAAGAATACCTTTGTATACCccctcaacaaccacaacccCTGCCTGAAGACGAGGATGGGGAgggggatggggatggagtGTTGGGTTGGTCAGGTGAAATTCCGCATTCTAGTACGAGGTTCGGTCAATGTAGTCTTCGAGCTACGGTCGTACTGGGTGTTGTATAACATTGGGGGTGTTATAGGTATATctggtatatgtatatggaCTTTTATTTTGgtaagaaggaaggaagaaagagagacGATGGCAAGTACGTGTTTTTTCATCTGCACTTGGgaagatcatccatctgCCTTGACTTTATTTCGTGAACGAACTCatttccttcatctttcttcttttcttcaatCACAATGCGAACATAACTTCCGTGATTAACAATATATATTTCATATGTGTTACAGAACTATGGGAAGATCGCTGTGTGATCTATGAGTGTAGTCCCATCACATCCAGCCGAACAGTGGTCTTCTACTACCATGCGGTCTCATTCCGATGCTGTATATAATGTTCACAAATAGGCATACAGTAAAGTAGATGTATAACGCATATGCATCAATATACATGTATAAAACTTCTTTACTACATACTCTACTCTATTGGCCAGCTTTCCAATAACAGATATCACCATCTACGACCTCATAAGGTTTACCTTGTTGTCTTAGCTTACCGGCAGCTTTGACGAGTGCTTCCGTACCGTGTTCCTTGAGATCGTTGTAGGCCATAATTTCACCACAGATGAATTTGTTTTCGAAATCGGAGCTAATTTTTTGTTCCCGTAATCAGCATGGCATCGAAGTGAATAGGTTATGGTGGTGAGCGTAAGAGGACGACTTACTGGATGacaccagcagcagcaggagcTTTGGTTCCTTTTCGGATTGTCCAAGCTCGAACTTCATCTGGACCGCCTATGCGAGTAAATCAATTCGGGTCAGTCTCACAAGgtaagaggatgagaaggtcACAATCCACTTACAAGTGAAATATCTAATCAAATCCAAACTTGTATAACCTGCCGTGGTGATCTTGCCCAATGCACTAGCGTTCTTACCCAAACCGAGTGTCTCAGCTTCAGCaaccttctcttcatccgtcATCCTGACCAGACGCTCTTCGAGAGCCACCGAGAATGGGATAAGGGAATCTCCAGGGTTGTTCTCATCTATCCAAGCTTTAATCTTGGGTAACCACTTGTTCTTTTTCCTCACGAAATCTCGTTCAGATAAATTGACAAGGTAGGTAATGGGTTTAGCAGTCAAGAGGTTTAGACCGTTGATCACTTCGACCTATATTCCAATACAACAGCTAAAGTcagcatcttccaacttGGGAGTTTAATAGAAAATGTTTCAATAGggagatggattgatgtatatatgtgataGATCAGTAAAATAAAATTTCTCTCATTTGATAATTGGGCGTTACTCCACATCGATGAGCTGGGTTTAAAGAGCAGAGCTCTGTTTCATCAGGCAGGGGATGGTTTGGATGGTTGTAGGATATGATGGGAAGTGGTGAAGACATAGACAATCGTAAAGATTGGAAAAAGTCATATAGTGAAACATTAATACTAACCTCCTTGTTCGACCAGTTTCCTTTTCGCACATCCTTGTTATCTTCCACAAGGTGTTTGAGGATTTTCTCAACGATAGCCTGTAAACCGAAAGAAACGTAAACGAATTTACAAAATCAGCAATCCACTTAAAAGAATTGTTGATTCGATTTTTGAGTTGACTTacaacttcttctttcttggctttatcAGCCAAACTGACACCACCAGCGGATCTAGCATTCTTCTTAGCTTGTTCCAAGCCTTTCTCAACccattcgatatctttcaatctcaactccGTTGAGATGATCTGCATATCCCTACATGGGTCTACATCACCTTCGACATGGATAACTTCGGCATCATCGAACGCTCGGACCACTTGGAAGATACCGTCGACCGATCTGACATGGGACAAGAAAGCGTTTCCTAAACCTGCACCTGTCGATGCACCCGCTGTCAAACCTGCGATATCCACACAGGTCAAGAAGGCTGGTACTTTAGAGGCGGGCTTGTATAGTTGACAGAGCCAGTCGAATCGCTCGTCAGGTACGGGGATACGAGCTTCCTCTGGGTCGCTAAATGACGGCAAGACAAAACAATAACGTTGGTTGAGTATACTTATATTTGTTTGGTTGTGGGGAGACCTACTACTTACATAGTGGCATAGGGGAAGTTTGCAGCTTTACCTAAATCCGTTTGAGAAAGGgtgttgaagaaagatgatttaccgACGTTTGGTACACCGACGATACCGATCTATAGAACGACACACGAGGAATGATCAGCCAAATTCGTTGTCGTCGAAGTTAGTGCTATAGCTTCGAGTGGAAGAGCTATAGACCCACCTGTAAGTTGTTACTTGGTCTACCGAGGATGACCTTTTTAGGttcttcgaccttcttcttaGGAGCCATTTTCTTAGGTGGTTTAGCGAATTGtaaagaggtagaggagaaggaagctgaagctaCAGGAGGTCTATTGAAATTGGAATGTACAACGGAGACAAagggaaatgggaatggagatgaaaaTCTAGAAGTGACGGTTTTAGTTGGATTGGTCAAACTTCTTCGTGATACGTTGACGAGAGAGAGACGAGGTGGCATGCACCTTTTTGGTAaagtatgtatgtatgatcTTAGCTGAAATATGAAAGAATGTGAAAGAATATTGAAGACTGGCTGAGAGACGAGAGATGGCTCAAGCGAGTTTGAAAAGAGAATTTCGGATTTTCATTCTAGGCGCAAAAGTTAAATGCTCCCCTCACTAACATCCCAGGGGTTGGAGTCTCCACAAAATCCATGTCCACGAGATAAACTGACAATTTCTGTCTTCTGTCTTCTGTCTTCTGTCATCTCCTTGGGAATCATATCATACAATAAGTACAGCAGAAGGATCGGGCGACAATGACATCCATAGACACCCAGCAGCTAGACAAGCTCATCAGGGCTTCTCTTACTTGTGAGCATTGCattcatcatatcttcaGTTGTTTCGACACCCATTGATGGTCAAGGTCTATCGAGCTGAATTGGGTATTCACCATCTTACAGATCGAGATAGGGCCTATGCTCCCTATTCGAAGTTCAGGTTAGCTCATGTCTCCCAGTCTGGCCTGTCCAGTAAGCTGTTCAGCTGACGCGAGGCATCATCTACCCGTCGTACAGAGTCGGCGCTGCTCTCTTGTCATCAGACGGACAAATATTCGGTGGATGTAATGTTGAGAATGCCTCTTATGGTGAGTATCAGTGATCATCTCGATTGGAAAATGCTGTAGGGGGCTGAGGATAGCAGAGCATAGGGATGCTGTAGTGTAGTCGTGTAGCAGTGGAAAGAGCTATTTGGAGTATGTGCGTTGCTGTACATAAGAAAGGGAAgcaaggtgaaagaagacAGGGGCGAAGCAGGTGGGGTCAAACGACGTTGCGTCGATCGGTGAAGGCGTATGGGGCCTGATCAGAGTACTGACCAATGATATCTTTAGGTGCCGGTATATGCGCAGAGAGAACAGCTATTGTCAAAGCTATCGTAAGTAATGGAATAAAAAAGCCCAGTAGTAGAAAACTTATCATGCTCATGCTGTTTTTGAATTTTGATAACAGAGCGAAGGTCAAAATAAGTTTATAGCAGTCGCTGTAACTTCGTAAGTTCTCTGCATTCAACTTTATACAACTCGTCTCATTTCGTCTCAATATATTACAAGATGTCCAGCTTCCActctcaccatcaaaacAAGCCTGCTTCCAAACAAATAACCGTACTGACGATGTTAACCGAGTAGCGACGTACCTTCCCCAACAACCTCTCCATGCGGTATCTGCCGTCAATTCCTACGTGAATTcctctcaccttccatacccatctatatcatctcatccgaATACCCATCCGAATTACCCTCTTGGCTCGAAAACCTAGATCAAGACCAGGAAGGAGACGAAGCTAAGAAATACGTCgtgaagatgacgatggaagAATTGTTACCTAGTTCGTTTGGACCTGATAATTTAGGTATGCAGGGGCCTCAATAGGGGCAACTTATCGGATTGAGCATGTATATGAATATAACATTGAGCATCGTCGAATACGAGTATGCCATATTCCTATTCTTGAGAAGCACCGGTCCACACCACACACCATCAGCTCAGTAGGGTTCGAGTGGGAGAAAGACAGACTAAGATTATTGCACAGCAGCGATATTAGCTAGCTAGATACTTCATGTCGATTTTGGTATTTCTGAATATGCATAAGAACTTTTTGTTTGTTTGGAATTCATTGTAATTCAATTTAATTGTATTGCGAttaaagaaggaaagaaaagaaaataaCAAAAGACCATCACCATTCGTCATTATTATTGATATCGATAAATTTGTATTGAAGTTAAATTGAATCAAAATACAAACGTACAGCAATGAACAATGACCAtcaaaaagaaagaaaggttcCCTTCCATTCTATATGACCCGTACCATCCGCTAACGTTAATTcacaaaacaaaaacaagCCAAAAGTTTCATCCAGCTTCTTGTCTTGTCGCCGTTTAATGATCGATGATAGAGAGGTTACCGGTGATTAGTTTGTTTTCAAGATTCGTTCCATCTGGAATCATGATTTTGTTACCCTCGTTGGCGACGATGATACATGTACCAGCTAATCTGACACCTTTACCAAAGTGGACGTCTCCAGCGACAGTAAGGTGATCGAGCTCGGTGATGTTGGGGATAGACTTGAATCGTTTCTCGAAGTTCTGCAATTTGATCATACATGTAAGCACTTCGTTGTCATATTCAAATCACACTGTAcacaatcactcacagcaacCTTCTTGAATTGATCACCAAGCTTGACAACGGGAGTACCACCGAATTCTCTCGATTTGTCCATGGTCAACACACCATGTTCGAGGTTGTAAAGCTTGGACTTGATCAAAAGCAGATCACTGTCATAACGCGAATTAGCAAAACGTTCTTTTCTGGTATCGCAGCTAAAAACTCACGAGCAAGACTTGACAGGCAAGAATCGAGATCTAGGAACGTTAATACCGATAGCACTGTCGAAGTGCTAATGTATACTCGTCAGCTTATTATACCTGCCCAGATTCGCgaagctcaccttgatagcAGCACCGATGGCGGTCTCAAGTTGAATAACAGCTTGTCCAGCGTCGGTGACCTAAACGAATTATATGAGCTATGAATACACGATTCAGCAGTCTGTGTTCAACAGCTTACCTTGTTGTTAACGATGATTTCAAGGTTTagagcatcttcatccatgaCTCTCTTGATGGCTTTCAAGTTGCACCAGATATTGTTGGTGTTGActatccattccattccacAGGCATCAGCACGGTACAGCGACGAGGGTATGGGGAAGGACACTTACAAATCTTGAACTTTCTGGTAGAGCAGAATTCGTCCAAGTGATCTTTTGGTACTTGAGCAACTTCGAGTAATCTGGCTTTACCCTCGTAGTCAATGATGGTACCACCTTTGACGTCGGCCTTGGTCTTGTCGGTGACTTCCATGACGTATTCGGCTTGAGCGTCAATCATAGTTTGCATGATGTTGAGGTCGACGACGGCACCGAGGTTATCAACATTGGATATGAAGATGTATTCTTTACCGGCAGCGATAAGCTTGTCGAGAAGACCGGAGTTGCTATAGGAGATTTAAAGTCAGCACCAGCAGGACCCAAGTGAAGGTGGGCTACAAATGTCTGAATTGGGTATGAGGGCTAAAGACTCACGTCAAAGCATCGAAGATATCACCGTGTCCGGGAGGGTACCAGTTAGCCTTATCGGAGGTAGTCTCCTTAGGACATGGGAGGAGTGATTCCTTGTCAACTCGTGGGTATCTAGATTGGTTGAAAGTGAGAATGTTGATATTGTGATTTTGGTATTTTTGGATGATTCGAGCGGTATCTTCATCGGTGTTGAACGAAttcatgaggatgaaaggtaCGTTGACGTTGTATTTCTCATTGAGGTGCTATTCgtgatatcagcttgacgAACGTGTGTACAAATCGTACTATGGAGTCAATGCGTTTTAAGGGACTCACCTCAATTTGTCTAACAGAGAGATCCAAGAAAGTCATACCTTCTCTGACCTCAATGATAGACTTGGGACCAACACAACCCATAGTGGTACCCAGACCACCGTTAAGCTTGAGGACAGCAAGCTTGTTGAGGATCGATGGGTCAACATTGTCAAGTACAGCGTAAGGTCGTACTTGTTCAGGTTTAGGAGGGTTGATCTTTTCCCAATCACTATGTCGTCAAGCGGAAAATCACGTCAGCTCGCACTCATCTAAAAATCAGGATGAACGAAATGCATGAATGGAATTGAACGTACAGTTTTTCACCCTTGGCTCTTTCAGTCAAGAATCGGTtgaaaagcaagaagaaagattgCATTTCAGCCTCGAAGATCTATCAGGAAGAATCTCACCATCAGCACGTGACGTTCACCAGTCAACAGTGAATTATTTTAGATTCAGATCTTCATTCATGAAAGTTGAAGCAGAGagaacaactcacctttcgCTTTTGAGCGTCAGTCTCACCAGAGACCATCCTATTGAGCTCATTTCGCATGGTCTTAGCGGCTACACCGGTGGTAGCAGATTTGAAGTCCTGTTTCAGTCAAAATGCGAGAAAAAAAACCATGAAAGAACGGGGAACGGAGAGCAATCAGGATCagtcagcaacagcaacaacaatatCAACAGAGTAGGGAACGGATATGCCCAGATGGATTGAGTGAGAGTGGAGTTGGGCGGAACGTGCGGACGTACGATGGCGGAATGACCTCTTTGTCTGACATCTTTCTTACCTGGTTCTTGGAGAGTAGCCATTTTGGATGTTTGTATTTTGGTTTGAGTATAAGATGTATGAGATACAAGAAGAGTATGAAAAGAATGTGGATATAAGTATGAGTAGAAGATGTATGAATGAGATGTCAGAAGTAGAGAAAGTAGATGGTGGAATAGAATGTGGTGGGGTCAAAGAGGGCAGGCACCTGGCGGAGCTACTCTTCAGATGCAATGACGCGCTACTTTGTACGGTACGTGGCGTTACTCTCAATTACTCCCTCActctcttctgcttctagTTGGTCTGGAGCATAACTCCCTACCGCGAACCTCAGGGTCCACCTGTCCAATGTCTTCTTTACGTAACTATACATCCATCCCCACTTGCCATTTTCGGATGCTTTAGAAGTGGGTTATTACCTGTCTCGGAGTGGTCTATGCAGATCACTGGCATCCCCCTCGTGATTTACGTGGTGATGATCTCAAGTTTGGGTTGCATAATAGCAAAGGGGTTACTAACTCAATCATAATACTAGATCGTCAGATTGACATGATAACAACATGTGAATTGTTGCCACGGGCCAACGCATCAGAGATACAACATCAAAGATGCATGAGGATGACAATGTTGACAGCAATGAcgatgacaatgacaatgacaacGAAGAGGATAAAAAAGGCAATTTCAACATGATGGATTGACTATCAATTTTTCCGGTAtcgagagagagagagagaaaggtcAACTCGATTTaaggatgaatggaatgtTTCGGTTTAGGTATCACCGGTGTAGGTTTCAACACCCCAACagatatggaagaagtgaagaaagtgcgtttcttcttttccggttgatgtgatgatggtgaagaagttgatgatgccTACAAACAAGAGAAaaacatgatcatcaatatccagTATCGCTCGAGGATTGTTCAAGTCGTTGATGACGGCATAGACTTACTTCACTAATGTCAGAAatccttttcctcttcttatcatTGAACGCCAA
Coding sequences:
- a CDS encoding GTP-binding protein YchF: MAPKKKVEEPKKVILGRPSNNLQIGIVGVPNVGKSSFFNTLSQTDLGKAANFPYATIDPEEARIPVPDERFDWLCQLYKPASKVPAFLTCVDIAGLTAGASTGAGLGNAFLSHVRSVDGIFQVVRAFDDAEVIHVEGDVDPCRDMQIISTELRLKDIEWVEKGLEQAKKNARSAGGVSLADKAKKEEVAIVEKILKHLVEDNKDVRKGNWSNKEVEVINGLNLLTAKPITYLVNLSERDFVRKKNKWLPKIKAWIDENNPGDSLIPFSVALEERLVRMTDEEKVAEAETLGLGKNASALGKITTAGYTSLDLIRYFTCGPDEVRAWTIRKGTKAPAAAGVIHSDFENKFICGEIMAYNDLKEHGTEALVKAAGKLRQQGKPYEVVDGDICYWKAGQ
- a CDS encoding cytidine deaminase — translated: MTSIDTQQLDKLIRASLTYRDRAYAPYSKFRVGAALLSSDGQIFGGCNVENASYGAGICAERTAIVKAISEGQNKFIAVAVTSDVPSPTTSPCGICRQFLREFLSPSIPIYIISSEYPSELPSWLENLDQDQEGDEAKKYVVKMTMEELLPSSFGPDNLGMQGPQ